Part of the Rhizobium sp. WYJ-E13 genome is shown below.
GCTGGATCTGTCCGCCGCCACCGGCCTGCAGCAGGCGCAGATCGACCTTGCCTGCGGCGATTCCTCCACCAAACTGCCTTCGGGGCTTTCCATCCCTTCCAGTTGGCCCTGCCCGCAGGAGCAGAATTGAACTCCGGAATTGCTTGAAACAGAGCCTTTCCTGTTCAGGCAAGTCGCCCGACCGGAATGATTTCGTGCGACTGCGCATGGAAGGGGTTGCCTTCCCAATCGCCGTACCACGCATCGACGGTTAGTCCGGCATCGCGCATCAAACCCGAGAGCTTGTCGCGCGGAGTATACAGGATTTTCGAGCGGCCGGCGAAACGTTCGCCCGTTGCAAGAACGCGGTAGCCGTTCTCGTAGGAAAGAACGCCGGTCGCCTCGTCGTAATGCGACTCGCCCGAGGCCTCGATCACACCAAGCTCCTGATGTTCGAGCTGACGCACGCTGCTGTGGCGTACATTGCGCTCCCTCTGGAAACCGGGATTTCGCGTATCGAACACGAACCGGCCGGCAGGGTTGAGATGCACGGCGATTGTCGCAAGGGCGGCACGCTGGTCTTCTTCCGTCAGGAAGACCTGAAAGGCATGACCCGTCAGCACGATGAGATCGTATCTCTTCCCGAGGCGGACGGTGCGGGCGTCACCCTCGACCCATTCCACCTTATCGCCACCCGGCCGCGCCCTGCCGATATCGAGCATCGCCACAGCCGGATCGACGCCGGTGACGATGCGCGTCGCAGCAAGCGCGGCGGTCAGCTCGCCGGTGCCGCAGCCGAGGTCGAGCGCGGACTGCGCGCCTTCCGCCAGCCTCATGCAGAAATCGAAATCCGGCCCCCAGCGATTGGCGGCATCGTAGAACTGCGCCAGCGAAGGGTCGCGGTAGAGGGGATCGTCGGAAATCTTGCTCATGCATCTGGCTTTCTGTCACTGATATAGAGATAGCGCTCCACCGTCTCGCCGGCCGCGTTCTGCTTGCTGAAGACCTCCCGTCGCTGGTGCACCCGCCCGGCGACCTTTTGCGAAGGAAGATTTTCCAGGCTGACGATGCTGACGAGGCGCGACAGACCCATGACCGAGAAGACATGGTCGCGACAGGCAGTCGCGGCCTCGGTGGCATAACCCTTGCCCCAATAATCCCGCCAGAGATGGTAGCCGAGTTCCGGCTCCATGCCGCGAGATGTGTCTTGCAGCGT
Proteins encoded:
- a CDS encoding trans-aconitate 2-methyltransferase yields the protein MSKISDDPLYRDPSLAQFYDAANRWGPDFDFCMRLAEGAQSALDLGCGTGELTAALAATRIVTGVDPAVAMLDIGRARPGGDKVEWVEGDARTVRLGKRYDLIVLTGHAFQVFLTEEDQRAALATIAVHLNPAGRFVFDTRNPGFQRERNVRHSSVRQLEHQELGVIEASGESHYDEATGVLSYENGYRVLATGERFAGRSKILYTPRDKLSGLMRDAGLTVDAWYGDWEGNPFHAQSHEIIPVGRLA
- a CDS encoding GNAT family N-acetyltransferase, producing the protein MADVREILRSDRLILREITVADMPTLERIFADPLCMRYYPSTKDAAATRDFFDRLAFGSYEKNGFGLWALIDRESGDMLGDCGITLQDTSRGMEPELGYHLWRDYWGKGYATEAATACRDHVFSVMGLSRLVSIVSLENLPSQKVAGRVHQRREVFSKQNAAGETVERYLYISDRKPDA